GCTTACGTTAACACAGATGGAAAAGGATTTACTGACGACAAAGGAAACAACAAAGACAACAGAACATTTGTTGGTGTGGAAGCAGGCTTTGTATTCTAAGACATAGATCAGGGGGCTTAAAAGCCCCCTTTTAAGATGTGAAAAACTTTTTCATTTTTCCTTTTGTTTTTCTGGCTGGAGGGATTTTACTATCCCGTTATTTTTATTTTAATCTGGATATATGGATACCTCTTGTTGTTCTTATTTTATCAATCTCTTTTAGAGGATTAACCTCATTTGCCGTTTTTCTGTTTGGGGTTTTGCTTTTAGGGATATCCATTCATCAGAAGGAGAAACTTCCTGTTTTTCAACAAAATCCTGCCTATGTTAGCTGTATAGTTACATCTATACCTTATGTGTCAGAAAGGTTTACTTTTTTCAAATGTGATGTAAAAAAATCTGATATTCCTGTTTTAGAAAGTAAAGAAATAAATGTTTATTACAGAAAAGAGGACAGAAATGTTTTTATTTTTTCGTCTGCAGATTTTTTTGGAAGGGTGAGATCTGATGGAGAAAAAATAACAGCATACCCTTATGATAGATTTTTTTATGTTGAAAACAGTAGAAATTTCCTTTACCCGATCTACCTGCTAAAGAATTATTTGATGGGAAACTACAGGGAAAAAAGTTACTCTAAAGACAGCTACCCTCTGGGTCTTGCACTGATTTTTGGGGAGAAGGGATACCTGAAGGATCATAAAGAGAGTTTTATAAGTGCAGGAACATCTCATCTTCTTGCGATATCCGGAATGCATGTTGGCATAATAATGCTTATATTTCTTTTTCTTTTTGGTTTTAACAAAAAGCTTTCCTACTACATAACCGCTTTATTTTTGTCTATTTATCCAATTTTTACAGGGCTTCATTCTCCTGTGGTAAGAGCCTCTTTTCTTGGAAATCTTTATCTGCTTTCTAAGATGAAACACCTTAAGGTTTCCCCTATGAATCTTTTGTTTTTCACAGCTTTTGTTATACTGCTTTTGTCTCCCAATTCTCTTTTTTCAGTTAGTTTTCAGCTTTCATTTGTTGCTGTTCTTGGTCTTGTTCTTTACTCAAAGGTTTTAAATCCAGATATAAAAAACAGAGCAATCAGGTTTTTTCATTCCTCTTTTTTTATGTCTGTTGTAGCTGTTGTTTTTACCACACCCCTTGTTCTTTACTACTTCGGGAAGTTTTCTTTAACAACTGTTGTTGCAACTCCTTTTCTTGTTTTGCTTTTGTTTCCTTATCTTTTCCTTTCTGTTTTTAATATTACTACCCTTTTTAAGATAGATTTTTCAGTCAAACTTATGGATCTGATTGGGGAAGCGTTTTTGAAAGTAAACAAATATTTTGCAGACCTTGATATTATACATACAGGATACAGCCCTGAAATTGTTCATCTACTAATTTTTTATTCTGCCGTTATGCTTATCTCCCTTTTAAAAATAAACGGGTACCTGAAATTGTCCATTTCAGTTTTAGCATTTTTCCTATTGTTATCTTTCAGCTCAGTCAAACCTGAATACAAAGTTTTTGTGTTTAAAGGAGTAAAAAAACCTGATGTAATAGTTGTCACACCCTATGGGGAATGCTTTTACACAAAAAAGATAAAATCTGTCCTTGATAAAAATAGATGTAAAGAGAAGGTGAAATTCGGTGAACAGTTCCCCTATACGGTAGTTTCAGATGTGAAGATTTTTGAAAAAAATAAAAAAGTTTTTTTGAAGATTGAAAACCTCTTTTTTACACTGAAAAATAAAAATTATTCTTTTCAACCGGTTCCCGTAAAGTAAAGGTAGGAAAAATAAACTGCCGCAAGAAGTGAGATTATAAGAATTAACTTTGATACAAGCCTCAAGGTCATTCCAACAACCTTCAAGAAAAGGATAAGTATAACTATTGCTATCGCTATAAGTGCGTAAGTTCCCTCAGGTGTATCAAGCATATTTTTTGCAGGAGGAGGAAGATATTTTTTCAGTGTTTGCTTTATTTCATGGACTTTCTGCTCTTTTGCTTTTTCAAACTGTTTTTCAAATTTTTCTCTTCCTTCGTAAAGATCCATAGGATTCATCTTTTCTCCCCTGATTATTTTTTGATTAATAATAAAACAGTATTATTTGTTTTTCAAAAATAAAAGAATATAATAGTTCTATTCAGTTAGGAGTATACTTGATGGAAAAGATCAGTGGTGTTGATATAAGCAGATTTATTGAAAAAATAGAAAATGGAGAGAGAATATCAGATGAGGAAGCCCTCTATCTTTTGCAGGAAGAAAATCTCCTGACAGTTGGAAGGCTTGCAGATCTTGCAAGGAGAAAAAAACATCCTGAAAGGATTGCAACATTTGTTGTTGACAGGAATGTGAATTATACAAATGTTTGTGTTGCAGGGTGCAAATTCTGTGCATTTCAGACAAAGAAAAACTCCCCTGATGCGTATCTGCTTGATTTTGAACAGATCTATCAAAAAATTCAGGAGCTTTCAGACTGGGGAGGAACAACACTTCTCATGCAGGGAGGGTTAAATCCTGATCTTGGAATTGATTTTTATATCCAGCTTTTTAAAGGGATAAAAGAAAGATTCCCCCACATTCAGATACACTCCCTCTCTGCATCTGAGATCTACTACATTTC
This genomic interval from Persephonella sp. contains the following:
- a CDS encoding ComEC/Rec2 family competence protein, producing the protein MKNFFIFPFVFLAGGILLSRYFYFNLDIWIPLVVLILSISFRGLTSFAVFLFGVLLLGISIHQKEKLPVFQQNPAYVSCIVTSIPYVSERFTFFKCDVKKSDIPVLESKEINVYYRKEDRNVFIFSSADFFGRVRSDGEKITAYPYDRFFYVENSRNFLYPIYLLKNYLMGNYREKSYSKDSYPLGLALIFGEKGYLKDHKESFISAGTSHLLAISGMHVGIIMLIFLFLFGFNKKLSYYITALFLSIYPIFTGLHSPVVRASFLGNLYLLSKMKHLKVSPMNLLFFTAFVILLLSPNSLFSVSFQLSFVAVLGLVLYSKVLNPDIKNRAIRFFHSSFFMSVVAVVFTTPLVLYYFGKFSLTTVVATPFLVLLLFPYLFLSVFNITTLFKIDFSVKLMDLIGEAFLKVNKYFADLDIIHTGYSPEIVHLLIFYSAVMLISLLKINGYLKLSISVLAFFLLLSFSSVKPEYKVFVFKGVKKPDVIVVTPYGECFYTKKIKSVLDKNRCKEKVKFGEQFPYTVVSDVKIFEKNKKVFLKIENLFFTLKNKNYSFQPVPVK